One part of the Thiothrix nivea DSM 5205 genome encodes these proteins:
- a CDS encoding response regulator yields the protein MNEKVLLIDDHTLFRAGLEDLLTRRGIRVVAAVGSGDEGLQAAASLLPDIVLLDMRMPQMDGLNVLRQLRKNNPALRVVMLTTSSNENDLVEALRSGARGYLLKDIEPDELVVALREIVAGKTVVAPELAPVLARVVQGGDSRAAEDKSNNPFSELTPREYEILTLLAEGQSNKVIARNLGISDGTVKLHVKAILRKLNVSSRITAAVMAVEHGIRAESANSQ from the coding sequence ATGAACGAAAAAGTATTACTGATAGATGACCACACCCTGTTCCGCGCTGGTCTGGAGGACTTGCTGACCCGGCGTGGCATCCGTGTCGTGGCGGCTGTCGGCAGCGGTGACGAGGGCTTGCAGGCGGCTGCCAGTTTATTGCCGGACATCGTATTGCTGGACATGCGGATGCCACAGATGGATGGCCTTAACGTGTTGCGTCAGTTACGCAAGAACAACCCGGCCCTGCGCGTGGTGATGTTGACCACCAGCAGCAACGAAAACGACCTGGTCGAAGCTTTGCGCAGTGGTGCGCGTGGCTACCTGCTGAAAGACATTGAACCGGATGAACTGGTGGTCGCCTTGCGCGAAATCGTTGCAGGCAAAACCGTGGTCGCGCCGGAACTGGCTCCGGTGCTGGCCCGAGTGGTGCAGGGTGGCGACAGCCGCGCTGCCGAAGACAAAAGCAACAACCCGTTTTCCGAGCTTACCCCGCGTGAGTACGAAATCCTGACCCTGCTGGCGGAAGGCCAGAGCAACAAGGTGATTGCCCGCAACCTCGGCATTTCCGACGGCACGGTCAAACTGCATGTGAAAGCCATCCTGCGCAAACTCAACGTCAGTTCCCGTATCACGGCGGCGGTGATGGCGGTGGAACATGGTATCCGTGCCGAGTCAGCCAATTCCCAATAA
- the brxL gene encoding protease Lon-related BREX system protein BrxL, whose translation MSMNDLDGLLNQHFKGRVVRKDLTKRLKEGANVPVYVLEYLLGMYCASDDEEVVREGLENVKRILAENYVRPDEAEKVKSLIRERGSYKIIDKVGVRLNQRKDIYEAALSNLGINDALIRPTTVQDNEKLLTGGIWCIVTLQYFYEEGQKTSPFSVVSLKPIQMPSMDMDELLNARQPFSLEEWMDVLLRSVGMEPANLEQRVKWHLLARMIPFVENNYNVCELGPRGTGKSHVYKECSPNSLLISGGQTTVANLFYNMSSHRVGLVGMWDLVAFDEVAGIHFKDKDGVQIMKDYMASGSFARGRDSVEAKASMVFIGNINQSVEMLVKTSHLLAPFPDAMIDTAFFDRFHAYIPGWEIPKMRPEFFTNNYGLITDYLAEFMREMRKRSFADAIDRYFKLGNNLNQRDVIAVRRTVSGLLKLLFPRADYGKEDVRTCLVYALELRRRIKEQLKKLGGMEFFDVHFSYHDNETLEEHFVSVPEQGGGKLIPEGALRPGVVHLVTQGGSGQLGLYRFETQMVAGTGKYSVTGLGSSTAAKEAIRIGFDYFKGNLGRISANARFAEHEFQLHVVELHNTAPSTKTSLAALVAFCSILMNKPVQAQMVVLGNMTLGGVVNPVDDLAGSLQMALDSGATRVLLPMASAMDIPSVPPELFAKFQISFFADPVDAVYKALGVQ comes from the coding sequence ATGAGCATGAATGATCTGGACGGGTTGTTAAACCAGCATTTCAAGGGTCGTGTGGTGCGCAAAGACCTTACCAAACGGCTCAAGGAAGGCGCGAATGTACCGGTCTACGTGCTGGAATACCTGCTGGGCATGTACTGCGCCTCGGATGATGAAGAAGTCGTGCGCGAAGGGCTGGAAAACGTCAAACGCATCCTGGCCGAAAATTACGTGCGCCCGGATGAAGCCGAAAAGGTCAAGTCGCTGATCCGTGAACGCGGCAGCTACAAAATCATCGACAAGGTAGGCGTGCGCCTCAACCAGCGCAAGGACATCTATGAAGCCGCACTTTCCAACCTCGGCATCAATGACGCCCTGATCCGCCCCACTACCGTACAGGACAATGAAAAGCTGCTGACTGGCGGTATCTGGTGCATCGTGACCCTCCAGTATTTCTACGAGGAAGGCCAGAAAACCTCGCCATTTTCGGTCGTAAGCCTCAAACCGATCCAGATGCCATCCATGGACATGGATGAATTGCTGAATGCCAGACAGCCGTTCTCGCTGGAGGAATGGATGGATGTCCTGCTGCGCTCTGTCGGGATGGAACCCGCCAATCTGGAACAGCGGGTGAAATGGCACCTGCTGGCGCGGATGATTCCCTTCGTCGAGAACAACTACAACGTCTGCGAACTGGGGCCACGCGGCACCGGCAAAAGCCATGTTTACAAGGAATGCTCCCCCAACAGCCTGCTGATTTCCGGCGGGCAAACCACGGTCGCCAACCTGTTCTACAACATGAGCAGCCACCGTGTCGGGCTGGTCGGCATGTGGGATCTGGTGGCGTTTGATGAAGTGGCGGGTATCCATTTCAAGGACAAGGATGGCGTGCAGATCATGAAGGATTACATGGCCTCCGGCTCCTTCGCACGTGGCCGTGATTCCGTGGAAGCCAAAGCCTCGATGGTGTTTATCGGCAACATCAACCAGAGCGTGGAAATGCTGGTCAAAACCAGCCACCTGCTCGCGCCATTTCCTGATGCCATGATCGACACAGCCTTTTTCGACCGCTTCCATGCCTACATCCCTGGCTGGGAAATCCCGAAAATGCGCCCGGAATTCTTCACCAACAACTACGGGCTGATCACCGACTACCTGGCCGAATTCATGCGGGAAATGCGCAAGCGCAGTTTCGCTGACGCCATCGACCGCTATTTCAAACTCGGCAACAATCTTAACCAGCGCGACGTAATTGCAGTACGCCGCACGGTTTCCGGCCTGCTCAAACTGCTGTTCCCGCGTGCCGATTACGGCAAGGAAGATGTCCGCACCTGTCTGGTCTATGCGCTGGAACTGCGCCGCCGCATCAAGGAGCAGCTGAAAAAGTTGGGTGGCATGGAATTCTTCGACGTGCATTTCAGCTACCACGACAACGAGACGCTGGAAGAACATTTCGTCAGCGTGCCGGAACAAGGTGGCGGCAAACTGATCCCGGAAGGCGCATTACGTCCCGGCGTCGTGCATCTGGTCACGCAAGGCGGCTCAGGGCAATTGGGTTTGTACCGATTTGAAACCCAGATGGTGGCAGGTACAGGGAAATACTCCGTTACCGGCCTGGGTTCCAGCACCGCCGCCAAGGAAGCTATCCGGATCGGTTTCGATTACTTCAAGGGCAATCTGGGGCGTATCAGCGCCAATGCCAGATTTGCCGAGCATGAGTTCCAGCTTCATGTCGTGGAGTTACACAACACTGCCCCCAGCACCAAAACCAGTCTGGCGGCATTGGTGGCGTTCTGCTCCATCCTGATGAACAAACCCGTACAGGCGCAGATGGTGGTATTGGGCAATATGACCCTCGGTGGCGTGGTGAACCCGGTCGACGATCTGGCGGGCAGCCTGCAAATGGCGCTGGATAGCGGTGCTACCCGTGTGTTGTTACCGATGGCTTCGGCTATGGATATTCCTTCCGTGCCACCTGAGTTGTTTGCCAAGTTTCAGATCAGCTTCTTTGCTGACCCGGTGGATGCGGTGTATAAGGCGTTGGGGGTGCAGTGA
- a CDS encoding rhodanese-like domain-containing protein: MTQKTFAALVADALPHVRELMPWDVEEMLVEKPDLMIVDIREIEEYNVGHIRNSLHVPRGILETACDWGYAETIPELVQARDKPIVLVCRSGNRTALAALTLALMGYAEVYSMKTGVRGWNDYELPLFDADEVQVDIDEAEVELNPPVHPDQMEPKG, translated from the coding sequence ATGACCCAGAAAACCTTTGCGGCGCTGGTCGCTGACGCATTGCCCCATGTCCGGGAGCTGATGCCTTGGGATGTCGAGGAAATGCTGGTGGAAAAGCCTGACCTCATGATCGTCGACATCCGCGAGATCGAAGAATACAACGTCGGCCATATCCGCAATTCCCTGCATGTGCCGCGTGGCATTCTGGAAACTGCCTGTGATTGGGGCTATGCCGAAACCATCCCCGAACTGGTGCAGGCGCGTGACAAGCCGATTGTACTGGTATGCCGCTCTGGTAACCGCACTGCACTGGCTGCCCTGACCCTGGCGCTGATGGGTTACGCCGAAGTCTATTCCATGAAAACCGGGGTGCGTGGCTGGAATGATTACGAGCTGCCCCTGTTCGATGCTGATGAGGTGCAGGTGGATATTGACGAAGCGGAGGTAGAACTCAACCCACCGGTACATCCCGACCAGATGGAACCCAAAGGCTGA
- a CDS encoding HesB/IscA family protein gives MITVTPQAATQIRTSAVQANALGLPLRIAVQQKVDGSFHYMMGFDDKKHEGDHTENYGDFMVVLDAASQPLAVGMTLDFVELDEGKLEFIFLNPNDPNYKPPQA, from the coding sequence ATGATTACAGTCACACCACAGGCAGCCACCCAGATCCGCACTTCAGCCGTGCAGGCCAATGCACTTGGCTTGCCGTTACGGATCGCCGTCCAGCAAAAGGTGGATGGTTCTTTCCATTACATGATGGGTTTCGATGACAAAAAACATGAGGGCGACCATACCGAAAACTATGGTGATTTCATGGTGGTGCTGGATGCCGCATCCCAGCCACTGGCTGTTGGCATGACGCTGGACTTTGTGGAGCTGGACGAGGGCAAGCTGGAATTTATCTTCCTCAACCCCAACGACCCCAACTACAAGCCACCACAGGCGTAA
- a CDS encoding GAF domain-containing sensor histidine kinase: MNESVVKLPISSVAKSKAKAGEETASTPRSSYWENQEGRPVIDLPWQAQISLMLLLFTFTVIGAVYFWATSNNVKDEWVATLMTGLWVAAGVGGFLLLYWVWREFSKFGTELSRWAIRLRKGDFSARMPIASKSCPSRKIREQINAITEDYHALSRMQQKRMDRQEKYLSQKKRHLSILYEVASCINRADSLEDLLNRFLHTLKDVVNAEAATVRLLDRDGKMRLVSSVGLTTEAVELEETLPTPNCLCGHAARDRQIKMRTDVAQCNRILGKQLCAGAQDVEMLAIPLQYRDKVLGVYNLFIRQGRYDKLEDDELLVSIGQHLGMAIEKASSEEDMRMLSIMEERTRMAHELHDSLAQTLASLRFKVRLLDDSFNRGDEAEMWQELEVLENTIDVAYAELRSLITDFRAPIDGKGVIRAVERLTERFRQETGLDVFFYHNWALKDLPREVEVEVIRIVQEALANIRKHSQASTVRLLMHSSEEGRCSILVEDDGIGLPDPLPEPNPTTGEHIGLQIMQERAEKIGGEIQFESEPGEGTLIQLNCEAPPAKKLSDLIGAQPTHVIH; the protein is encoded by the coding sequence ATGAATGAAAGCGTAGTCAAACTTCCCATTTCGAGCGTTGCCAAATCCAAGGCAAAAGCAGGGGAAGAGACTGCCTCCACACCCCGTAGCAGCTACTGGGAAAACCAGGAAGGCCGCCCGGTCATAGACCTGCCGTGGCAGGCGCAGATTAGCCTGATGCTGTTGCTGTTCACCTTTACCGTGATTGGCGCGGTATATTTCTGGGCAACCAGCAATAATGTCAAGGATGAATGGGTCGCGACCTTGATGACGGGCTTGTGGGTTGCGGCGGGAGTGGGAGGTTTCCTGCTGTTGTACTGGGTATGGCGGGAGTTTTCCAAATTTGGCACCGAGCTGTCCCGTTGGGCGATCCGCTTGCGTAAGGGCGACTTTAGCGCGCGTATGCCGATTGCCAGCAAGAGTTGCCCGTCACGCAAAATCCGCGAACAGATCAACGCCATCACCGAAGACTACCATGCGCTCTCGCGGATGCAGCAGAAGCGCATGGATCGGCAAGAAAAATACCTGTCGCAGAAAAAGCGCCATCTCAGCATCCTGTATGAGGTGGCAAGCTGCATCAACCGCGCCGACAGCCTCGAAGACCTGCTCAACCGCTTCCTGCATACCCTCAAGGATGTGGTCAATGCCGAAGCCGCCACCGTGCGCCTGCTGGATCGGGATGGCAAGATGCGGCTGGTATCCAGCGTTGGCCTGACCACCGAAGCCGTCGAACTGGAAGAAACCCTGCCAACACCCAATTGCTTATGTGGGCATGCCGCCCGCGACCGGCAGATCAAGATGCGCACCGATGTTGCCCAGTGTAACCGCATCCTTGGCAAACAGTTGTGCGCCGGGGCGCAGGACGTGGAAATGTTGGCGATCCCGCTGCAATACCGCGACAAGGTTCTCGGCGTCTACAACCTGTTCATCCGCCAGGGCCGTTACGACAAGCTGGAGGACGACGAGTTGCTGGTGAGTATCGGCCAGCATCTGGGGATGGCGATTGAAAAGGCCAGCAGCGAAGAAGACATGCGGATGCTTTCCATCATGGAAGAACGCACCCGCATGGCGCATGAGCTGCACGATTCCCTCGCCCAGACCCTCGCCAGCCTGCGCTTCAAGGTACGCCTGCTGGATGATTCCTTCAACCGTGGCGATGAAGCCGAAATGTGGCAGGAACTGGAGGTGCTGGAAAACACCATCGACGTTGCCTATGCCGAACTGCGCAGTCTGATCACCGATTTCCGCGCGCCGATTGATGGCAAGGGCGTCATTCGTGCGGTGGAGCGCCTGACCGAGCGCTTCAGGCAGGAAACCGGGCTGGATGTATTCTTCTACCACAACTGGGCCTTGAAGGATTTGCCACGCGAGGTAGAGGTGGAGGTCATCCGCATCGTGCAGGAAGCCCTCGCCAATATCCGCAAGCACAGCCAGGCTTCCACCGTGCGCCTGTTGATGCATAGCAGCGAAGAAGGCCGTTGCAGCATTCTGGTGGAAGACGATGGTATCGGTCTGCCCGACCCGTTGCCGGAGCCTAACCCTACGACTGGCGAGCATATCGGCCTACAGATCATGCAGGAACGTGCCGAGAAAATCGGTGGGGAGATACAGTTTGAAAGTGAGCCGGGGGAAGGTACACTGATACAACTGAATTGTGAAGCACCACCTGCCAAGAAGCTGTCCGACCTGATTGGCGCGCAGCCGACCCACGTAATCCACTGA
- a CDS encoding cobyrinate a,c-diamide synthase, with protein MARVFISATHKSSGKTTLSIGLCAALHAQGLKVQPFKKGPDYIDPLWLGAASGRACHNLDFNTMTQDEIIQTVQHYSHDADIALIEANKGLYDGMALDGSDSNAAVAKLTCSPIVLVVDTRGMTRGIAPLLLGYQSFDRDVNIAGIIFNRVGGARHATKLRESVEHYTGIKVLGAVHNNPDMEIEERHLGLMPSNESGEAEAQIARIRDLVAAQVDLGLLREIAVGAVELERNPSQPPLIRGGAEYDSESLSPSPDKGRVGEGFLKIAICQDPAFGFYYPGDLEALQQAGAQLLPVNTLKDAALPANIDGLFIGGGFPETHMQPLAANTSMRASIRAAIDNGLPAYAECGGLMYLSRSLVWNGQQADMVGVIPGDAVMHPKPQGRGYVKLQETADMPWPGGDREKIINAHEFHYSGLENLTATGKFAYRMQRGSGIDGQHDGWVYRNLLASYTHMRDTSQYRWAQRFVEFIRQQKRKTAS; from the coding sequence ATGGCAAGAGTTTTCATTTCCGCAACCCACAAATCCTCCGGCAAGACCACGCTTTCCATTGGTCTGTGCGCCGCTTTGCATGCGCAAGGTCTGAAAGTACAACCGTTCAAGAAAGGCCCGGATTACATCGACCCCTTGTGGCTGGGGGCAGCCAGCGGGCGCGCTTGCCACAACCTCGATTTCAACACCATGACACAGGATGAAATCATTCAGACGGTGCAACACTATTCTCATGATGCCGACATTGCCCTGATCGAAGCCAATAAAGGGTTGTATGACGGTATGGCGCTGGATGGTTCCGACAGCAATGCGGCGGTTGCCAAACTTACCTGTTCCCCGATAGTACTGGTGGTGGATACGCGTGGCATGACCCGTGGTATTGCGCCGCTGCTGCTTGGTTATCAGTCATTTGACCGGGATGTGAACATTGCCGGAATCATTTTCAACCGTGTTGGAGGCGCACGCCACGCTACCAAACTACGCGAATCGGTCGAGCATTACACCGGCATCAAGGTACTGGGCGCAGTCCACAATAATCCCGACATGGAAATCGAAGAGCGCCATCTCGGCCTCATGCCCAGCAATGAGAGCGGCGAGGCGGAAGCGCAGATTGCCCGCATCCGCGATCTGGTGGCGGCGCAGGTAGATTTGGGGTTGTTGCGGGAAATTGCGGTTGGAGCGGTGGAGTTGGAAAGAAACCCCTCCCAGCCTCCCCTTATCAGGGGAGGAGCCGAATACGACTCCGAATCTCTTTCTCCCTCCCCTGATAAGGGGAGGGTTGGGGAGGGGTTTCTTAAAATCGCCATCTGCCAAGACCCCGCCTTCGGCTTCTACTACCCCGGCGACCTCGAAGCCCTGCAACAGGCAGGCGCGCAACTGTTGCCGGTCAATACCCTGAAAGATGCAGCCCTGCCCGCCAACATCGACGGCCTGTTCATCGGCGGCGGTTTCCCCGAAACCCACATGCAGCCACTGGCGGCCAACACCTCCATGCGTGCATCCATCCGCGCCGCCATTGACAACGGCCTGCCCGCCTATGCCGAATGCGGTGGCCTGATGTATTTGTCCCGCAGTCTGGTCTGGAACGGCCAGCAGGCGGACATGGTTGGTGTCATCCCCGGTGATGCGGTCATGCACCCAAAGCCACAGGGCCGGGGCTACGTGAAATTGCAGGAAACCGCCGACATGCCCTGGCCGGGTGGCGATCGGGAAAAAATCATCAACGCCCACGAGTTCCACTATTCGGGACTCGAAAATTTGACCGCCACCGGCAAGTTCGCCTACCGTATGCAGCGGGGAAGCGGGATCGACGGCCAGCACGATGGCTGGGTTTACCGGAATTTGTTAGCTTCTTACACGCATATGCGCGACACTTCCCAGTATCGGTGGGCGCAGCGTTTCGTTGAATTTATCCGCCAGCAGAAAAGGAAAACGGCTTCATGA
- a CDS encoding ATP-binding protein: MKKLPIGISTLEKIIQDDFVYVDKTVHIQELTKKPGYYFLSRPRRFGKSLLLDTLHQLFAGNEPLFRGLHIHPHWDWSLAYPVIRLSFGSGIPKNKADLDRSIQRQLRRNQQLLGVTCTSENDSVGCFAELIQKAADHYGQPVVVLVDEYDKPILDNVTDDATATVMRNGLRDLYSVIKDNDADIRFAFLTGVSKFSKVSIFSGLNNLNDISMDTRYSALCGYTQAELEHYFAEHLQGADFPLIREWYNGYGWLGERVYNPFDILLFIDKNREYLSYWFSTGTPTFLVEVLKARHFHLPDLESVKIGANALEAFDIGRIELVALLFQTGYLTIKSKEITFGGQPEYTLSYPNREVRYSLTQHLLENYLLDHSQERHSVYQAFLKNDFAALERRFRTLFDEIAHQNHTNNRLAEYEGYYASVMYAFLCSLGMDTRAEESSNKGRVDIALRFTLPDGQKQVYIFEFKMVEGDTGDGSALAQIRKNDYAARYRDGQQRIFLIGIEFSKQVRNIVGYQWEEDLP; this comes from the coding sequence ATGAAAAAATTACCCATTGGTATCAGCACCCTGGAGAAAATCATTCAGGATGATTTTGTCTATGTTGATAAAACGGTCCATATCCAGGAACTGACAAAAAAGCCCGGTTATTATTTCCTGTCACGCCCTCGTCGCTTCGGCAAGTCGCTACTGCTCGATACCCTGCACCAGTTATTCGCAGGTAATGAACCCCTGTTTCGCGGTTTGCATATCCACCCCCACTGGGACTGGTCGCTAGCCTACCCGGTTATCCGCCTGAGCTTTGGCAGTGGCATCCCCAAAAACAAGGCGGATCTGGACCGCAGTATTCAGCGGCAGTTACGCCGCAACCAGCAACTGCTGGGTGTTACCTGTACCTCTGAAAACGACAGCGTGGGCTGTTTTGCCGAGTTGATCCAGAAAGCCGCTGACCATTACGGTCAGCCGGTGGTGGTGCTGGTGGATGAGTACGATAAACCGATACTCGACAATGTGACCGACGATGCCACCGCCACGGTGATGCGCAACGGCTTGCGCGACCTTTATTCGGTCATCAAGGATAACGACGCAGATATTCGCTTTGCCTTTTTAACCGGGGTCAGTAAATTTTCGAAGGTGTCGATTTTCAGCGGGTTGAACAACCTCAATGACATTTCCATGGATACCCGCTACAGCGCCTTGTGCGGGTATACCCAGGCGGAGCTGGAACATTATTTTGCCGAACACCTGCAAGGGGCCGATTTCCCGCTGATCCGGGAGTGGTATAATGGTTATGGCTGGCTGGGGGAGCGTGTTTACAACCCGTTCGATATCCTGCTCTTCATTGATAAGAACCGGGAATATTTGTCCTACTGGTTCAGCACCGGCACACCCACCTTTCTGGTGGAGGTGCTCAAGGCCCGCCATTTCCACTTGCCTGATCTGGAATCGGTCAAAATAGGTGCCAATGCACTGGAGGCTTTTGACATCGGCAGGATTGAACTGGTGGCCTTGTTGTTCCAGACTGGTTATCTGACGATAAAAAGCAAGGAAATCACCTTTGGCGGGCAACCCGAGTACACCCTGAGCTACCCAAACCGGGAAGTGCGCTACAGTCTGACCCAGCATCTGCTGGAGAATTATTTGCTGGATCATTCGCAGGAGCGTCACTCAGTTTATCAGGCATTCCTGAAAAATGATTTTGCAGCCCTGGAGCGCCGTTTCCGCACCCTGTTTGACGAAATTGCTCATCAAAATCATACCAACAACCGGTTGGCTGAATACGAAGGTTATTATGCTTCGGTCATGTATGCCTTTTTGTGCTCACTCGGCATGGATACGCGGGCGGAAGAAAGCAGCAATAAAGGCCGGGTTGATATTGCACTGCGTTTTACCCTGCCCGATGGCCAGAAGCAGGTCTATATCTTTGAGTTCAAAATGGTGGAAGGTGATACCGGTGATGGTAGTGCGCTGGCGCAGATCCGAAAAAATGATTACGCCGCCCGCTACCGTGACGGGCAACAGCGCATTTTCCTGATTGGTATTGAGTTCAGCAAACAGGTGCGTAATATCGTTGGGTATCAGTGGGAGGAGGATCTTCCTTGA
- the pglZ gene encoding BREX-1 system phosphatase PglZ type A, whose translation MNLDQLTQGILAKFANHRIVFWHDPEQSFQSDLPALALDGIALLDMQGRSLFETKKRIELDEPEQRFLLYFPYAEPEPEKDWLLDMRLYSEQFFADASSMLLHELGIPKMGLRTHIRARSGFFNKKNTAALKKLVTENEDELSLDRKMMAVLLKADSAELADILLSLLKDYAQVLEAGTDTARLPSMALLHKHGLPDSLWALLQAEFSYQAKEPSLTDFTLKLFCTELWSQMDSLDRDWLLQNVLKTAAGRSTALALLVNWRDSRSYSEHYQTIASVLERQLEISRRLENCTPDYLVSCKTFEAVEQIIIRGLVSALLEADKALDHAYFESVLSERRTSYWHRVRDGYYAHIYTALQQAERLFGLRHSHPDGFHYASARDMFIAYAQELFGFDQAYRQFKFAVRQVANQGGDILRRLDEAVENLYTNWYLYELGLAWDRHLASEERMANWVLSGVPSQQQFYERQIRSLLAGKQVKRVFVVISDALRYEVAEELASLINAEKRFKAEIASQLGVLPSYTQLGMAALLPHKQLTYASGQAVVQVDGQSSAGLENRNRILTAVNGMAVSSKDVMGWSKQEGRDQVRDKAVVYIYHNTIDDICDKQGGEDRTPEVCRDAIAELNHLVGRIVNNLNGSRIIITADHGFLFQQQALEQTGKTELSVKPVNTIETKKRYIVGRQLPTYDECWKGRIADTADGGDDTGFLLPKGAQRFHFVGGARFVHGGAMLQEICVPVVHIRELEKESIAQHEKQPVGVVAASQPIRLVNNIDKVRFIQTDPLGERYKARKLEVYVLDAMGNVVSSREPLSFDSTSSVMEERIREARLKLVGSGFDRRKQYKLVLEDMDTRTRYSDYAVTIDLAFGQDDFF comes from the coding sequence TTGAATCTCGACCAGCTCACCCAAGGCATCCTCGCCAAGTTTGCCAACCACCGCATCGTGTTCTGGCACGACCCGGAACAAAGCTTCCAATCCGACCTGCCAGCCCTGGCGCTGGATGGAATAGCTCTGCTGGACATGCAGGGCCGCTCCCTGTTCGAGACCAAAAAACGCATCGAACTGGATGAGCCGGAGCAGCGTTTCCTGCTGTATTTTCCCTACGCCGAACCTGAGCCGGAAAAGGATTGGCTGCTGGATATGCGCCTCTACAGCGAGCAGTTCTTTGCTGACGCCAGTTCCATGCTGCTGCATGAGCTGGGCATTCCCAAAATGGGGCTGCGCACCCACATCCGCGCACGTTCCGGATTCTTCAACAAGAAAAATACGGCTGCCCTGAAAAAGCTGGTAACGGAAAACGAAGATGAGTTGTCACTCGACCGCAAGATGATGGCTGTGCTGCTCAAGGCGGATTCGGCGGAACTGGCGGATATTCTTCTCAGCCTGTTGAAAGACTATGCGCAGGTATTGGAAGCCGGTACAGATACCGCCAGGCTACCCAGCATGGCCTTGTTGCATAAGCACGGGCTGCCAGATTCCTTGTGGGCACTGTTACAAGCCGAATTCAGCTATCAGGCCAAGGAACCCTCCCTCACTGATTTCACCCTCAAGCTGTTCTGTACCGAGTTGTGGTCACAGATGGATAGCCTGGATCGCGACTGGTTGCTGCAAAACGTCCTCAAGACCGCCGCAGGCCGTTCAACCGCGCTGGCCTTGCTGGTTAACTGGCGGGATAGCCGGAGTTACTCGGAGCATTACCAGACCATCGCCAGCGTGCTGGAGCGGCAACTGGAAATCAGCCGTCGTCTGGAAAATTGCACGCCTGACTATCTGGTATCCTGTAAAACCTTTGAGGCTGTCGAGCAGATCATTATCCGGGGGCTGGTTTCCGCGCTGCTGGAAGCAGACAAGGCGCTGGATCATGCTTACTTCGAGTCCGTGCTGTCAGAACGGCGCACCAGTTACTGGCATCGGGTCAGGGATGGCTACTACGCCCATATCTACACTGCCCTGCAACAGGCCGAGCGGCTATTCGGTTTACGTCACTCGCACCCGGACGGTTTCCACTACGCTTCCGCCCGCGATATGTTCATCGCCTATGCACAGGAACTGTTTGGTTTTGATCAGGCATACCGCCAGTTCAAATTCGCGGTCAGGCAAGTAGCCAACCAGGGTGGCGACATCCTGCGCCGCCTGGATGAGGCTGTTGAGAACCTCTACACCAACTGGTATCTATACGAACTGGGTCTGGCATGGGATCGGCATCTGGCCAGCGAGGAGCGCATGGCTAATTGGGTATTGTCGGGCGTACCTTCCCAGCAACAATTCTATGAACGGCAGATCAGAAGCCTGCTGGCTGGCAAACAGGTCAAGCGGGTCTTCGTGGTGATTTCCGACGCGCTGCGTTACGAGGTCGCGGAAGAACTGGCCAGCCTGATCAATGCCGAGAAGCGCTTCAAAGCCGAGATTGCCAGCCAACTGGGCGTGTTGCCAAGTTATACCCAGCTTGGCATGGCGGCGCTGCTGCCACACAAGCAACTGACCTACGCGAGTGGGCAAGCGGTGGTGCAAGTCGATGGACAGTCATCCGCTGGGCTGGAAAACCGCAACCGGATTCTGACGGCAGTTAACGGCATGGCCGTCAGCAGCAAGGATGTGATGGGCTGGAGCAAGCAGGAAGGCCGTGATCAGGTGCGCGATAAAGCGGTGGTCTACATTTACCACAACACCATTGACGACATCTGTGACAAGCAAGGCGGCGAAGACCGTACCCCAGAAGTATGCCGTGACGCCATTGCCGAACTCAATCATCTGGTTGGGCGTATCGTCAACAACCTCAACGGTAGCCGCATCATCATCACCGCAGATCATGGTTTCCTGTTCCAGCAACAGGCGCTGGAACAAACTGGCAAGACGGAACTGAGCGTTAAACCCGTCAATACCATCGAGACCAAGAAACGCTATATCGTGGGCAGACAGCTCCCCACGTATGACGAATGCTGGAAAGGCCGGATTGCCGACACCGCTGACGGTGGCGATGACACCGGGTTCCTGCTGCCCAAAGGCGCACAGCGCTTCCATTTTGTGGGTGGCGCACGCTTTGTGCATGGCGGCGCAATGCTTCAGGAAATCTGTGTACCGGTGGTGCATATCCGCGAACTGGAAAAGGAATCCATTGCCCAGCATGAAAAACAGCCGGTCGGTGTGGTGGCGGCCAGCCAGCCCATCCGTTTGGTCAACAACATCGACAAAGTGCGTTTCATCCAGACTGATCCATTGGGCGAGCGTTACAAAGCCCGTAAACTGGAAGTCTACGTGCTGGATGCGATGGGGAATGTGGTTTCCAGCCGTGAGCCGCTCAGCTTCGACAGCACTTCCAGCGTGATGGAGGAGCGTATCCGCGAAGCCCGCCTGAAACTGGTGGGTTCCGGGTTTGACCGCCGCAAACAGTACAAGCTGGTGCTGGAGGATATGGACACCCGCACCCGCTACAGCGATTATGCCGTGACCATTGACCTGGCGTTTGGTCAGGACGACTTTTTCTAA